Proteins encoded by one window of Sciurus carolinensis chromosome 12, mSciCar1.2, whole genome shotgun sequence:
- the Znf438 gene encoding zinc finger protein 438 isoform X1 produces the protein MQNPLSVPPKDQGDVSMSTSPVEKHLSPQMSESPGKTVCTVESSNTSGTTQSGKGLQNKSQFRTIAPKIVPKVLTSRVLPCHSPSLSDQGNLGPSIKPLGMPTQNYALMQVAGQEGTFSLVALPHVASPQPVQKPRMPENLKLPIPRYQPPRSNKGSRRKTILSSPESGYNKSPAQTQMCPQMSPVPAHPEIPHKPSSCKKLPSLDMAPASINTAILTSGSDHRDSRSPVTNNHGDVTPPAMPALSTPGEPCAKQSFPKISERINFTSKKIPSKPSAVASEKLKEQVDHTKAITSLSPTILGGAVQLTSSVPRGKLPILPYSRMKTAEVCKIESDANIADFSLPGADCDKRFSITEDFNAATKMASKMPVPQVSKQSLCESAFCPVTKLDLNHKTKLNSGAAKRRGRKRKIPDEILTFQGKRRKCILNKCRDGKERAKNDPQETREQKPGILKKYRSIMPKPVIVVSALAPLASPAAVLPSQTPCSLGQDTLLNNSLTSKYLSCKQNDSPSSKPSSVFRNGFSGIKKPWYRCHVCNHHFQFKQHLRDHMNTHTNKRPYSCRICRKAYVRSGSLSTHMRLHHSENRLKKLVCCEFCAKVFGHTRVYFGHLKEVHRVVISTEPSPEPQPGAMPKNRDRDPSVQGMEGPLERENKSNLEEDFLLNQADEVKLQIKCGRCQITAQSFAEIKFHLLYVHGEEIQGRLQEGILPGTKGAQEALVKHVAPDWKQHPERRRQVKPCASEEEYRALPKLKRPLYLHHQNGVEILMENEGGQQGANEPGEEPQDPECPSPHTVLLWSHSGFNCLLCTQTLGRKEELFLHWEHRHNCEDPSKLWAILSTFSNQGVIELSSKTGK, from the exons TTGAATCAAGCAACACTTCTGGAACAACACAGAGTGGAAAAGGTTTGCAGAATAAGAGTCAGTTTAGGACCATTGCACCAAAAATTGTGCCCAAAGTCCTAACATCCAGAGTGCTGCCATGTCATTCACCATCACTCTCCGATCAGGGGAATCTGGGGCCCTCCATCAAGCCGCTGGGGATGCCTACCCAGAACTATGCTCTGATGCAGGTTGCGGGCCAGGAGGGGACATTTTCTCTTGTTGCTTTGCCGCATGTTGCCTCACCTCAACCAGTTCAGAAACCCAGAATGCCTGAAAATCTTAAACTGCCTATTCCCCGATATCAACCCCCAAGAAGTAACAAAGGATCAAGAAGGAAAACCATCCTGAGCTCTCCTGAGAGTGGCTATAACAAATCACCTGCCCAAACCCAGATGTGTCCTCAGATGTCTCCTGTACCTGCCCATCCTGAAATCCCACATAAACCCAGTTCCTGCAAGAAGCTGCCATCACTAGATATGGCCCCAGCCAGCATTAACACAGCTATACTGACCAGTGGCAGTGACCACAGAGACTCAAGATCTCCAGTAACCAACAACCATGGAGATGTGACTCCTCCTGCCATGCCAGCGTTGTCTACACCAGGGGAGCCCTGTGCCAAGCAGAGCTTCCCAAAGATTTCAGAGAGAATAAACTTTACAAGCAAGAAAATACCCAGTAAACCATCTGCTGTAGCCAGTGAAAAACTTAAAGAACAAGTTGATCATACAAAAGCCATAACCAGTTTATCACCAACCATTTTGGGCGGTGCAGTTCAATTGACCTCTTCAGTCCCCAGAGGGAAGCTGCCAATCTTACCCTACTCTAGAATGAAAACAGCAGAGGTTTGCAAAATTGAATCCGATGCCAACATTGCAGATTTTTCTTTACCTGGGGCAGACTGTGATAAGAGATTCTCCATCACAGAAGACTTTAATGCAGCCACCAAAATGGCCAGTAAGATGCCTGTTCCACAGGTGTCAAAGCAGAGTCTTTGTGAAAGTGCCTTTTGTCCAGTTACCAAACTAGATCtcaaccacaaaacaaaactgaacagtGGGGCAgccaagagaagaggaagaaaacgAAAGATACCAGATGAAATTTTGACATTTcaagggaaaaggaggaaatgcATTCTTAATAAGTGTAGAGATGgtaaagaaagagcaaaaaatgATCCCCAGGAAACCAGAGAACAAAAACCTGGGATCCTGAAAAAATACCGTAGCATTATGCCTAAACCTGTAATTGTTGTGTCTGCTTTGGCTCCTCTTGCTTCTCCTGCAGCTGTGCTACCATCGCAAACACCCTGCAGCCTGGGACAGGACACTTTGTTAAATAATTCACTCACTTCTAAATATCTCAGCTGTAAGCAGAACGACAGCCCTTCCTCTAAGCCCAGCTCTGTGTTCAGAAATGGATTCTCTGGCATTAAGAAGCCTTGGTACAGATGTCACGTCTGTAACCACCACTTTCAGTTCAAACAGCACCTTCGAGACCACATGAATACACACACCAACAAACGACCATACAGTTGTCGGATTTGTCGCAAGGCCTATGTACGTTCCGGCAGTCTAAGCACACACATGAGACTTCATCACAGTGAGAATCGTCTGAAGAAACTCGTGTGTTGTGAGTTTTGTGCAAAAGTATTTGGTCACACCCGAGTCTATTTTGGCCATCTGAAAGAAGTGCATAGGGTCGTGATCAGCACTGAGCCCTCGCCTGAACCACAGCCAGGGGCCATGCCaaagaacagagacagagaccCTAGTGTGCAAGGGATGGAGGGGCCCCTGGAGAG GGAAAACAAGTCAAACTTGGAGGAAGACTTCCTTCTAAACCAGGCAGATGAAGTCAAATTACAAATCAAGTGTGGCCGTTGTCAGATCACTGCTCAATCTTTTGCTGAAATAAAGTTCCATCTGCTTTATGTTCATGGAGAGGAAATTCAGGGCAGGCTGCAAGAGGGAATCTTACCAGGCACCAAAGGAGCTCAGGAGGCGCTGGTTAAACATGTTGCTCCTGACTGGAAACAGCATCCGGAGAGAAGGCGGCAGGTGAAGCCTTGTGCCTCTGAGGAGGAGTACCGTGCACTCCCTAAATTGAAAAGACCACTCTACCTTCACCACCAGAATGGTGTGGAAATACTCATGGAAAATGAAGGAGGCCAACAAGGAGCAAATGAGCCAGGGGAAGAACCCCAGGACCCTGAGTGTCCCAGCCCCCATACCGTTCTCCTCTGGTCCCATTCAGGCTTTAACTGTCTCCTTTGTACCCAGACactgggaagaaaggaggagcTCTTCCTGCACTGGGAACACAGACATAACTGTGAGGACCCTTCCAAACTTTGGGCTATTTTAAGTACATTCTCGAACCAGGGAGTGATTGAACTTTCCAGTAAAACCGGAAAATGA
- the Znf438 gene encoding zinc finger protein 438 isoform X2, whose translation MSTSPVEKHLSPQMSESPGKTVCTVESSNTSGTTQSGKGLQNKSQFRTIAPKIVPKVLTSRVLPCHSPSLSDQGNLGPSIKPLGMPTQNYALMQVAGQEGTFSLVALPHVASPQPVQKPRMPENLKLPIPRYQPPRSNKGSRRKTILSSPESGYNKSPAQTQMCPQMSPVPAHPEIPHKPSSCKKLPSLDMAPASINTAILTSGSDHRDSRSPVTNNHGDVTPPAMPALSTPGEPCAKQSFPKISERINFTSKKIPSKPSAVASEKLKEQVDHTKAITSLSPTILGGAVQLTSSVPRGKLPILPYSRMKTAEVCKIESDANIADFSLPGADCDKRFSITEDFNAATKMASKMPVPQVSKQSLCESAFCPVTKLDLNHKTKLNSGAAKRRGRKRKIPDEILTFQGKRRKCILNKCRDGKERAKNDPQETREQKPGILKKYRSIMPKPVIVVSALAPLASPAAVLPSQTPCSLGQDTLLNNSLTSKYLSCKQNDSPSSKPSSVFRNGFSGIKKPWYRCHVCNHHFQFKQHLRDHMNTHTNKRPYSCRICRKAYVRSGSLSTHMRLHHSENRLKKLVCCEFCAKVFGHTRVYFGHLKEVHRVVISTEPSPEPQPGAMPKNRDRDPSVQGMEGPLERENKSNLEEDFLLNQADEVKLQIKCGRCQITAQSFAEIKFHLLYVHGEEIQGRLQEGILPGTKGAQEALVKHVAPDWKQHPERRRQVKPCASEEEYRALPKLKRPLYLHHQNGVEILMENEGGQQGANEPGEEPQDPECPSPHTVLLWSHSGFNCLLCTQTLGRKEELFLHWEHRHNCEDPSKLWAILSTFSNQGVIELSSKTGK comes from the exons TTGAATCAAGCAACACTTCTGGAACAACACAGAGTGGAAAAGGTTTGCAGAATAAGAGTCAGTTTAGGACCATTGCACCAAAAATTGTGCCCAAAGTCCTAACATCCAGAGTGCTGCCATGTCATTCACCATCACTCTCCGATCAGGGGAATCTGGGGCCCTCCATCAAGCCGCTGGGGATGCCTACCCAGAACTATGCTCTGATGCAGGTTGCGGGCCAGGAGGGGACATTTTCTCTTGTTGCTTTGCCGCATGTTGCCTCACCTCAACCAGTTCAGAAACCCAGAATGCCTGAAAATCTTAAACTGCCTATTCCCCGATATCAACCCCCAAGAAGTAACAAAGGATCAAGAAGGAAAACCATCCTGAGCTCTCCTGAGAGTGGCTATAACAAATCACCTGCCCAAACCCAGATGTGTCCTCAGATGTCTCCTGTACCTGCCCATCCTGAAATCCCACATAAACCCAGTTCCTGCAAGAAGCTGCCATCACTAGATATGGCCCCAGCCAGCATTAACACAGCTATACTGACCAGTGGCAGTGACCACAGAGACTCAAGATCTCCAGTAACCAACAACCATGGAGATGTGACTCCTCCTGCCATGCCAGCGTTGTCTACACCAGGGGAGCCCTGTGCCAAGCAGAGCTTCCCAAAGATTTCAGAGAGAATAAACTTTACAAGCAAGAAAATACCCAGTAAACCATCTGCTGTAGCCAGTGAAAAACTTAAAGAACAAGTTGATCATACAAAAGCCATAACCAGTTTATCACCAACCATTTTGGGCGGTGCAGTTCAATTGACCTCTTCAGTCCCCAGAGGGAAGCTGCCAATCTTACCCTACTCTAGAATGAAAACAGCAGAGGTTTGCAAAATTGAATCCGATGCCAACATTGCAGATTTTTCTTTACCTGGGGCAGACTGTGATAAGAGATTCTCCATCACAGAAGACTTTAATGCAGCCACCAAAATGGCCAGTAAGATGCCTGTTCCACAGGTGTCAAAGCAGAGTCTTTGTGAAAGTGCCTTTTGTCCAGTTACCAAACTAGATCtcaaccacaaaacaaaactgaacagtGGGGCAgccaagagaagaggaagaaaacgAAAGATACCAGATGAAATTTTGACATTTcaagggaaaaggaggaaatgcATTCTTAATAAGTGTAGAGATGgtaaagaaagagcaaaaaatgATCCCCAGGAAACCAGAGAACAAAAACCTGGGATCCTGAAAAAATACCGTAGCATTATGCCTAAACCTGTAATTGTTGTGTCTGCTTTGGCTCCTCTTGCTTCTCCTGCAGCTGTGCTACCATCGCAAACACCCTGCAGCCTGGGACAGGACACTTTGTTAAATAATTCACTCACTTCTAAATATCTCAGCTGTAAGCAGAACGACAGCCCTTCCTCTAAGCCCAGCTCTGTGTTCAGAAATGGATTCTCTGGCATTAAGAAGCCTTGGTACAGATGTCACGTCTGTAACCACCACTTTCAGTTCAAACAGCACCTTCGAGACCACATGAATACACACACCAACAAACGACCATACAGTTGTCGGATTTGTCGCAAGGCCTATGTACGTTCCGGCAGTCTAAGCACACACATGAGACTTCATCACAGTGAGAATCGTCTGAAGAAACTCGTGTGTTGTGAGTTTTGTGCAAAAGTATTTGGTCACACCCGAGTCTATTTTGGCCATCTGAAAGAAGTGCATAGGGTCGTGATCAGCACTGAGCCCTCGCCTGAACCACAGCCAGGGGCCATGCCaaagaacagagacagagaccCTAGTGTGCAAGGGATGGAGGGGCCCCTGGAGAG GGAAAACAAGTCAAACTTGGAGGAAGACTTCCTTCTAAACCAGGCAGATGAAGTCAAATTACAAATCAAGTGTGGCCGTTGTCAGATCACTGCTCAATCTTTTGCTGAAATAAAGTTCCATCTGCTTTATGTTCATGGAGAGGAAATTCAGGGCAGGCTGCAAGAGGGAATCTTACCAGGCACCAAAGGAGCTCAGGAGGCGCTGGTTAAACATGTTGCTCCTGACTGGAAACAGCATCCGGAGAGAAGGCGGCAGGTGAAGCCTTGTGCCTCTGAGGAGGAGTACCGTGCACTCCCTAAATTGAAAAGACCACTCTACCTTCACCACCAGAATGGTGTGGAAATACTCATGGAAAATGAAGGAGGCCAACAAGGAGCAAATGAGCCAGGGGAAGAACCCCAGGACCCTGAGTGTCCCAGCCCCCATACCGTTCTCCTCTGGTCCCATTCAGGCTTTAACTGTCTCCTTTGTACCCAGACactgggaagaaaggaggagcTCTTCCTGCACTGGGAACACAGACATAACTGTGAGGACCCTTCCAAACTTTGGGCTATTTTAAGTACATTCTCGAACCAGGGAGTGATTGAACTTTCCAGTAAAACCGGAAAATGA
- the Znf438 gene encoding zinc finger protein 438 isoform X3, whose amino-acid sequence MQNPLSVPPKDQVESSNTSGTTQSGKGLQNKSQFRTIAPKIVPKVLTSRVLPCHSPSLSDQGNLGPSIKPLGMPTQNYALMQVAGQEGTFSLVALPHVASPQPVQKPRMPENLKLPIPRYQPPRSNKGSRRKTILSSPESGYNKSPAQTQMCPQMSPVPAHPEIPHKPSSCKKLPSLDMAPASINTAILTSGSDHRDSRSPVTNNHGDVTPPAMPALSTPGEPCAKQSFPKISERINFTSKKIPSKPSAVASEKLKEQVDHTKAITSLSPTILGGAVQLTSSVPRGKLPILPYSRMKTAEVCKIESDANIADFSLPGADCDKRFSITEDFNAATKMASKMPVPQVSKQSLCESAFCPVTKLDLNHKTKLNSGAAKRRGRKRKIPDEILTFQGKRRKCILNKCRDGKERAKNDPQETREQKPGILKKYRSIMPKPVIVVSALAPLASPAAVLPSQTPCSLGQDTLLNNSLTSKYLSCKQNDSPSSKPSSVFRNGFSGIKKPWYRCHVCNHHFQFKQHLRDHMNTHTNKRPYSCRICRKAYVRSGSLSTHMRLHHSENRLKKLVCCEFCAKVFGHTRVYFGHLKEVHRVVISTEPSPEPQPGAMPKNRDRDPSVQGMEGPLERENKSNLEEDFLLNQADEVKLQIKCGRCQITAQSFAEIKFHLLYVHGEEIQGRLQEGILPGTKGAQEALVKHVAPDWKQHPERRRQVKPCASEEEYRALPKLKRPLYLHHQNGVEILMENEGGQQGANEPGEEPQDPECPSPHTVLLWSHSGFNCLLCTQTLGRKEELFLHWEHRHNCEDPSKLWAILSTFSNQGVIELSSKTGK is encoded by the exons TTGAATCAAGCAACACTTCTGGAACAACACAGAGTGGAAAAGGTTTGCAGAATAAGAGTCAGTTTAGGACCATTGCACCAAAAATTGTGCCCAAAGTCCTAACATCCAGAGTGCTGCCATGTCATTCACCATCACTCTCCGATCAGGGGAATCTGGGGCCCTCCATCAAGCCGCTGGGGATGCCTACCCAGAACTATGCTCTGATGCAGGTTGCGGGCCAGGAGGGGACATTTTCTCTTGTTGCTTTGCCGCATGTTGCCTCACCTCAACCAGTTCAGAAACCCAGAATGCCTGAAAATCTTAAACTGCCTATTCCCCGATATCAACCCCCAAGAAGTAACAAAGGATCAAGAAGGAAAACCATCCTGAGCTCTCCTGAGAGTGGCTATAACAAATCACCTGCCCAAACCCAGATGTGTCCTCAGATGTCTCCTGTACCTGCCCATCCTGAAATCCCACATAAACCCAGTTCCTGCAAGAAGCTGCCATCACTAGATATGGCCCCAGCCAGCATTAACACAGCTATACTGACCAGTGGCAGTGACCACAGAGACTCAAGATCTCCAGTAACCAACAACCATGGAGATGTGACTCCTCCTGCCATGCCAGCGTTGTCTACACCAGGGGAGCCCTGTGCCAAGCAGAGCTTCCCAAAGATTTCAGAGAGAATAAACTTTACAAGCAAGAAAATACCCAGTAAACCATCTGCTGTAGCCAGTGAAAAACTTAAAGAACAAGTTGATCATACAAAAGCCATAACCAGTTTATCACCAACCATTTTGGGCGGTGCAGTTCAATTGACCTCTTCAGTCCCCAGAGGGAAGCTGCCAATCTTACCCTACTCTAGAATGAAAACAGCAGAGGTTTGCAAAATTGAATCCGATGCCAACATTGCAGATTTTTCTTTACCTGGGGCAGACTGTGATAAGAGATTCTCCATCACAGAAGACTTTAATGCAGCCACCAAAATGGCCAGTAAGATGCCTGTTCCACAGGTGTCAAAGCAGAGTCTTTGTGAAAGTGCCTTTTGTCCAGTTACCAAACTAGATCtcaaccacaaaacaaaactgaacagtGGGGCAgccaagagaagaggaagaaaacgAAAGATACCAGATGAAATTTTGACATTTcaagggaaaaggaggaaatgcATTCTTAATAAGTGTAGAGATGgtaaagaaagagcaaaaaatgATCCCCAGGAAACCAGAGAACAAAAACCTGGGATCCTGAAAAAATACCGTAGCATTATGCCTAAACCTGTAATTGTTGTGTCTGCTTTGGCTCCTCTTGCTTCTCCTGCAGCTGTGCTACCATCGCAAACACCCTGCAGCCTGGGACAGGACACTTTGTTAAATAATTCACTCACTTCTAAATATCTCAGCTGTAAGCAGAACGACAGCCCTTCCTCTAAGCCCAGCTCTGTGTTCAGAAATGGATTCTCTGGCATTAAGAAGCCTTGGTACAGATGTCACGTCTGTAACCACCACTTTCAGTTCAAACAGCACCTTCGAGACCACATGAATACACACACCAACAAACGACCATACAGTTGTCGGATTTGTCGCAAGGCCTATGTACGTTCCGGCAGTCTAAGCACACACATGAGACTTCATCACAGTGAGAATCGTCTGAAGAAACTCGTGTGTTGTGAGTTTTGTGCAAAAGTATTTGGTCACACCCGAGTCTATTTTGGCCATCTGAAAGAAGTGCATAGGGTCGTGATCAGCACTGAGCCCTCGCCTGAACCACAGCCAGGGGCCATGCCaaagaacagagacagagaccCTAGTGTGCAAGGGATGGAGGGGCCCCTGGAGAG GGAAAACAAGTCAAACTTGGAGGAAGACTTCCTTCTAAACCAGGCAGATGAAGTCAAATTACAAATCAAGTGTGGCCGTTGTCAGATCACTGCTCAATCTTTTGCTGAAATAAAGTTCCATCTGCTTTATGTTCATGGAGAGGAAATTCAGGGCAGGCTGCAAGAGGGAATCTTACCAGGCACCAAAGGAGCTCAGGAGGCGCTGGTTAAACATGTTGCTCCTGACTGGAAACAGCATCCGGAGAGAAGGCGGCAGGTGAAGCCTTGTGCCTCTGAGGAGGAGTACCGTGCACTCCCTAAATTGAAAAGACCACTCTACCTTCACCACCAGAATGGTGTGGAAATACTCATGGAAAATGAAGGAGGCCAACAAGGAGCAAATGAGCCAGGGGAAGAACCCCAGGACCCTGAGTGTCCCAGCCCCCATACCGTTCTCCTCTGGTCCCATTCAGGCTTTAACTGTCTCCTTTGTACCCAGACactgggaagaaaggaggagcTCTTCCTGCACTGGGAACACAGACATAACTGTGAGGACCCTTCCAAACTTTGGGCTATTTTAAGTACATTCTCGAACCAGGGAGTGATTGAACTTTCCAGTAAAACCGGAAAATGA